The proteins below come from a single Williamwhitmania sp. genomic window:
- a CDS encoding MFS transporter, with the protein MRYLTRTILFVSFISLFTDIASEMLYPVMPIYLESIGFSVALIGLLEGIAEATAGISKGYFGKLSDRVGQRVPFIKWGYAMSAVSKPLMAALTLPLWIFGARFMDRLGKGVRTASRDALLSDESTPENKGKVFGFHRGMDTLGAAIGPLMALLFLAALPGHYRLLFVLAFIPGVVAVGLTFLVKESKSTAKPKQTTSGKNFFSFLSYWKVASPSFKTLIPILLLFTLFNSSDVFLLLKIKQAGLSDIYMIGTYIFYNLIYALAAWPMGILADRLGMKRVLVFGLLLFAGAYLGMPFAGKLWQFGVLFGVYALYAASTEGVSKAWITNLCRKEDSATAIGFYTALSSVAMLLASITAGIIWEKVSPGAVFAISGTVAALCAILLVAFGHKMKPNIKTQP; encoded by the coding sequence ATGCGATACCTCACCCGAACAATCCTGTTCGTCTCATTCATAAGCCTCTTTACCGACATCGCCAGCGAAATGCTATACCCGGTAATGCCCATATATCTCGAATCCATTGGCTTTTCGGTTGCGCTAATTGGGCTGTTGGAGGGAATTGCCGAAGCCACAGCCGGCATTAGCAAGGGTTACTTTGGCAAACTCTCAGATAGGGTTGGACAGCGTGTGCCTTTCATAAAATGGGGCTACGCCATGAGCGCCGTCTCCAAGCCTTTAATGGCGGCGCTCACTCTGCCACTATGGATATTTGGTGCACGCTTTATGGATCGCCTTGGTAAAGGAGTAAGAACCGCCTCCCGCGATGCGCTGCTGAGCGACGAATCTACCCCTGAAAACAAAGGCAAAGTTTTTGGTTTCCACAGGGGAATGGATACGCTTGGTGCAGCAATAGGTCCATTGATGGCACTGCTATTCCTCGCGGCACTGCCTGGTCACTACCGCCTCCTTTTTGTGCTGGCATTTATACCCGGCGTGGTGGCCGTAGGCCTCACCTTTCTGGTAAAAGAGTCGAAGAGCACGGCTAAGCCCAAGCAAACCACATCGGGGAAGAACTTCTTTTCGTTCCTCTCCTACTGGAAAGTTGCTAGCCCCAGCTTCAAAACCTTAATTCCCATTCTGCTGCTCTTTACGCTGTTCAACAGCAGCGATGTTTTCTTGCTTCTAAAAATAAAGCAGGCCGGATTAAGTGATATCTACATGATTGGCACCTATATTTTCTACAACCTCATATACGCGTTAGCAGCTTGGCCCATGGGCATACTGGCCGACAGGTTGGGAATGAAGCGCGTGCTCGTCTTCGGCCTGCTACTTTTTGCCGGTGCCTACCTAGGAATGCCTTTTGCAGGAAAACTGTGGCAATTTGGAGTTTTGTTTGGAGTTTATGCGCTCTACGCCGCCTCCACCGAGGGTGTCTCAAAAGCATGGATTACCAACCTTTGCCGCAAGGAGGATTCAGCCACTGCCATTGGTTTTTATACAGCACTCTCAAGTGTCGCCATGCTGCTGGCTAGCATCACTGCAGGCATTATTTGGGAAAAAGTTTCACCGGGTGCCGTTTTTGCCATCTCTGGAACTGTTGCTGCACTTTGTGCCATCCTGCTGGTTGCCTTTGGGCACAAAATGAAGCCAAACATCAAAACCCAACCCTAG
- a CDS encoding EFR1 family ferrodoxin (N-terminal region resembles flavodoxins. C-terminal ferrodoxin region binds two 4Fe-4S clusters.), producing METMEALNLIYYSPTGTTQTIVREIGHGLGLSPIAEYNISSTKTDSGFELSNRGLTVIGMPTYSGRLPIDAIERLKKFHANNAPAVIVAVYGNRAFEDALLELKEIASNSGFNVIAAAAFIGEHSYSTVDKPLAQGRPDKLDLIQCADFARRVHSKMMGLKGKNEVSELEVPGNYPYKERKQLDEAISPETDFAKCTKCGICVDACPTNAITINDEVITNKELCTWCCACIKSCPVDARFFNNPIINATKERLYSICTERKEPEFFL from the coding sequence ATGGAAACAATGGAGGCATTAAACTTAATTTACTATTCACCAACAGGAACAACACAAACAATTGTTAGAGAAATTGGCCACGGACTTGGCCTTTCGCCAATAGCAGAGTATAACATTTCATCAACAAAAACCGATTCTGGATTTGAGTTAAGCAATAGAGGCTTAACCGTAATTGGTATGCCTACATACAGTGGTCGCCTGCCCATAGATGCTATTGAAAGATTAAAGAAGTTTCATGCAAATAATGCACCTGCAGTAATTGTAGCTGTTTACGGTAATCGGGCTTTTGAGGATGCACTGTTGGAGCTAAAGGAGATTGCTAGCAATTCTGGTTTCAACGTAATTGCCGCGGCAGCATTTATTGGAGAACATTCATACTCAACGGTAGACAAACCTCTTGCGCAAGGAAGACCTGACAAGTTGGATTTAATCCAATGCGCCGATTTCGCTCGAAGGGTTCATTCTAAAATGATGGGGCTAAAGGGTAAAAATGAGGTTTCAGAATTAGAGGTTCCGGGCAACTATCCATATAAGGAGCGAAAACAATTGGACGAGGCAATTTCTCCCGAAACCGATTTTGCAAAATGCACTAAATGCGGAATTTGTGTTGATGCTTGCCCTACCAATGCAATTACAATAAACGATGAGGTAATCACAAATAAAGAGCTGTGTACATGGTGCTGTGCCTGCATTAAAAGCTGTCCGGTGGATGCACGCTTTTTTAACAATCCAATAATCAACGCAACAAAAGAAAGATTGTATTCCATCTGTACCGAGAGAAAAGAGCCTGAATTCTTTTTATAA
- a CDS encoding YegS/Rv2252/BmrU family lipid kinase, with protein sequence MNSICFIVNSKKTKLNQFRREVSSCFAPAFRVEFLVTNGHRSAEQLALQATNQGFRYIIAVGGDGTVSEVINGVMLAPVEQRSRVIVGVLPWGTGNDFARTLRAPSSIARLKEQIEQHRVGLIDLGVVTYIDHDGHSTSRYFNNIADVGIGPNTIIAAGKMSTWLGATLAFSLAAINSLLFIKPEPIYLEAENTSYSGKVKCVCIANGRYFGSGLGIAPQASITNGTLSIVVVEDVSALLFLRFMRSLRAAKPIIHPKVHYHTANEVTIAAGERAIPLDIDGEVPGFAPVSAKILPASIALLGDCFPANAAAKEQLSVEVTRYSV encoded by the coding sequence ATGAACAGCATTTGCTTCATAGTAAACTCGAAGAAAACCAAGCTAAACCAGTTTCGGCGGGAGGTTAGCAGCTGCTTTGCGCCAGCCTTTCGGGTGGAGTTTTTGGTTACCAACGGCCATCGCAGCGCCGAGCAGCTGGCTCTGCAGGCCACAAACCAAGGCTTTCGCTACATTATTGCCGTAGGCGGCGATGGAACGGTTAGCGAGGTTATCAACGGGGTTATGCTGGCTCCGGTAGAGCAGCGAAGCAGAGTGATTGTGGGTGTGCTACCGTGGGGAACCGGCAACGACTTTGCCCGAACGCTAAGAGCCCCATCGTCCATTGCTCGCCTAAAGGAGCAGATAGAGCAGCACCGGGTTGGCCTAATCGACCTTGGGGTGGTTACCTACATCGACCACGACGGCCACAGCACCAGCCGCTACTTCAACAACATTGCCGATGTGGGCATTGGTCCCAATACCATAATTGCTGCAGGAAAAATGTCGACGTGGCTTGGTGCAACGCTCGCCTTTTCGCTGGCAGCCATCAACTCGCTGCTATTTATTAAACCGGAACCTATCTATCTGGAAGCCGAAAATACGAGCTACTCGGGAAAGGTTAAGTGCGTGTGCATAGCCAACGGTCGCTACTTTGGCAGCGGGCTGGGCATTGCGCCACAGGCCAGCATCACCAACGGCACGTTGAGCATTGTGGTGGTGGAGGATGTATCGGCGCTCCTTTTTCTACGATTTATGCGCTCGCTGCGTGCAGCCAAGCCCATAATTCATCCTAAGGTTCACTACCATACTGCCAATGAGGTAACCATTGCCGCCGGCGAAAGAGCCATTCCGCTCGATATCGACGGCGAAGTTCCGGGGTTTGCGCCGGTTTCGGCAAAAATTCTTCCGGCCAGCATCGCGCTGCTGGGTGACTGCTTTCCAGCCAATGCAGCAGCCAAGGAGCAACTCAGCGTTGAGGTGACCCGCTACTCGGTATAG